Proteins from a single region of Haloterrigena alkaliphila:
- a CDS encoding Lrp/AsnC family transcriptional regulator: protein MVHAFIMVKTAAGKSEGLLAEIRGLESVADAHIVAGNYDIIAEIDGPEVYDVLETVSSSVQGLGGVSDTKTYIAMG, encoded by the coding sequence ATGGTCCACGCGTTCATCATGGTGAAGACGGCCGCCGGAAAGTCCGAAGGGCTCCTCGCGGAGATCAGGGGCCTCGAGTCGGTGGCGGACGCCCACATCGTCGCCGGCAACTACGACATCATCGCGGAGATCGACGGCCCGGAGGTCTACGACGTCCTCGAGACCGTCTCCTCGAGCGTCCAGGGCCTCGGCGGCGTCAGCGACACGAAGACCTACATCGCGATGGGTTGA